From a single Equus asinus isolate D_3611 breed Donkey chromosome 2, EquAss-T2T_v2, whole genome shotgun sequence genomic region:
- the CYP1A1 gene encoding cytochrome P450 1A1, whose product MFSVFGFSVPISATELLLASAIFCLVFWLVRAWQPQIPKGLKSPPGPWGWPLLGHVLTLGKNPHLALSRLSQRYGDVMQIRIGSTPVLVLSGLDTVRQALVRQGDDFKGRPDLHSFTLISDGQSMTFSPDSGPVWAARRRLAQNALKSFSIASDPASSSSCYLEEHVSKEAEYLIRKFQELMAGVGHFDPYKYVVMSVANVICAMCFGRRYDHDDEELLNLINLNNEFGEVAASGNPADFIPILRYLPNSALDTFKDLNKKFYIFMQKMIKEHYKTFEKGHIRDITDSLIEHCQDKRLDENANIQLSDEKIINVVLDLFGAGFDTVTTAISWSLLYLVTRPSMQKKIQEELDTVIGRARQPRLSDRPQLPYMEAFILETFRHSSFVPFTIPHCTTRDTSLSGFYIPKGHCVFVNQWQINHDQKLWGDPSEFRPERFLNPNGTINKALSEKVVLFGLGKRKCIGETIGRLEVFLFLAILLQQVEFSVPPGVKVDMTPIYGLSMKHARCEHFQVQVRSQGTESPAA is encoded by the exons ATGTTTTCTGTGTTTGGATTCTCTGTCCCCATCTCGGCCACAGAGCTTCTCCTGGCCTCTGCCATCTTCTGTCTGGTATTCTGGTTGGTCAGAGCTTGGCAGCCCCAGATCCCCAAAGGCCTGAAGAGTCCaccagggccctggggctggcccttgttgGGGCACGTGCTGACCCTAGGGAAGAACCCACATCTGGCTCTGTCGAGGCTGAGCCAGCGTTATGGGGACGTGATGCAGATCCGCATTGGCAGCACACCTGTGCTGGTACTCAGCGGCTTGGACACCGTCCGGCAGGCCCTGGTGCGGCAGGGCGATGATTTCAAGGGCCGGCCTGACCTTCACAGCTTCACTCTGATCTCTGATGGCCAGAGCATGACCTTCAGCCCAGACTCTGGACCAGTGTGGGCTGCCCGCCGGCGCCTGGCCCAGAACGCCTTGAAGAGTTTCTCCATCGCCTCAGACCCAGCTTCCTCGTCCTCCTGCTACTTGGAGGAGCACGTGAGCAAGGAGGCAGAATATCTCATCCGCAAGTTCCAGGAGCTGATGGCAGGGGTTGGGCACTTCGACCCCTACAAGTATGTAGTTATGTCAGTGGCCAATGTCATCTGTGCCATGTGCTTTGGCCGACGATATGATCATGATGACGAGGAGCTGCTTAACTTAATCAACCTGAATAATGAGTTTGGGGAGGTGGCTGCCTCCGGGAATCCGGCTGACTTCATCCCTATTCTCCGTTATCTGCCCAACTCTGCCCTGGACACCTTCAAGGACCTGAATAAGAAGTTCTACATCTTCATGCAGAAGATGATCAAGGAACActacaaaacatttgaaaag GGCCACATCAGGGACATCACAGACAGCCTGATCGAGCACTGTCAGGACAAGAGGCTGGATGAGAATGCCAATATCCAGCTGTCAGACGAGAAGATCATTAATGTCGTCTTGGACCTCTTTGGAGCTG GGTTTGACACAGTCACAACTGCCATCTCCTGGAGCCTCCTATACCTGGTGACAAGGCCCAGCATGCAGAAAAAAATCCAGGAGGAGCTGG ATACAGTAATTGGCAGGGCGCGGCAGCCCCGGCTCTCTGACAGGCCCCAGCTACCCTATATGGAGGCCTTTATCCTGGAGACCTTCCGACACTCCTCCTTCGTCCCCTTCACCATCCCCCACTG taCCACACGAGACACAAGTCTGAGTGGCTTTTACATTCCCAAGGGGCATTGTGTCTTTGTGAACCAGTGGCAGATCAACCATGACCA GAAGCTGTGGGGTGACCCATCTGAGTTCCGACCAGAACGGTTTCTCAACCCCAACGGCACCATCAACAAAGCACTGAGTGAGAAGGTGGTTCTCTTTGGCTTGGGCAAGCGGAAGTGCATCGGTGAGACCATCGGCCGCTTGGAGGTCTTTCTCTTCCTGGCCATCCTGCTGCAGCAGGTGGAATTCAGCGTGCCACCAGGTGTGAAGGTGGACATGACCCCCATCTACGGGCTGAGCATGAAGCATGCCCGCTGCGAGCACTTCCAGGTGCAGGTGCGCTCTCAGGGGACTGAAAGCCCTGCAGCCTAG